In one window of Candidatus Scalindua sp. DNA:
- a CDS encoding FMN-binding protein, translating to MNELRNIITRGFTIFLITTIPCTILLTIYFVTSPRIAEYHEIKLKKSVLDIFKIPYKVNERQLFLFTLSSPDKEDIRKVFEDNITVENLPETVISDRTAGDLQKEKKEKNLFRYYKEGKLEGTGFVVTKFGYGFNKAADISLFLCVAPDQETIKGIEVLEHAETPGLGGRMTDDEFKRQFIGKKVKPKLSFVSDRESAGDNEVHAITGATYSSKGLEAIINEAMETFWQEIEAKSK from the coding sequence ATGAATGAATTGAGAAACATCATAACAAGGGGTTTCACGATCTTCCTCATTACGACAATACCGTGTACCATACTGCTCACCATCTACTTTGTTACTTCTCCGAGAATAGCAGAATATCATGAGATAAAATTGAAAAAATCTGTCCTTGATATTTTTAAAATTCCCTATAAAGTTAATGAGCGGCAACTCTTCCTCTTTACATTGAGCAGTCCTGATAAAGAAGATATCAGAAAGGTTTTTGAAGACAACATAACCGTTGAAAACCTGCCAGAAACCGTAATATCAGATCGAACAGCGGGAGATCTTCAAAAAGAGAAAAAAGAGAAGAACCTCTTCAGGTATTATAAGGAGGGGAAATTAGAGGGTACAGGTTTTGTAGTAACAAAATTCGGCTATGGATTTAATAAGGCGGCCGACATTTCACTCTTTCTCTGTGTAGCCCCGGACCAGGAGACTATAAAGGGTATCGAGGTACTGGAACACGCGGAGACACCAGGCCTTGGAGGCAGAATGACTGATGATGAATTTAAGAGACAATTTATAGGGAAAAAGGTGAAACCGAAACTCTCCTTTGTCAGCGACAGAGAATCAGCGGGTGACAACGAAGTACATGCTATTACGGGAGCTACTTACTCAAGTAAAGGGTTGGAAGCGATAATTAATGAAGCAATGGAAACATTCTGGCAGGAAATAGAGGCGAAGAGCAAATGA
- a CDS encoding 2Fe-2S iron-sulfur cluster-binding protein: MLTPIIFTLIVIVVLMLALSGLSEIIYQLFGKGKRLRLVIHSDNEFKKELDFEGGEKLLSILQTKGFNISSGCGGNATCGQCKVKLLTNMGTYAPTEAPLFDSMARKETREFLEEGKGDGYTRLSCQVRVDKDVDIYLPGSTLHVKKYTARVLKKIQLTSDKYETHLHPFQKFDFIPGQYIQIRLPDDYVEEHYKEFGEKIQCYCKEIDKRFIPYTPGLDIYRAYSLATTKTEPLKLITRIAPINPRVPIEKGGVPCIGPRCIKDYIQDESIWNLWVGDRIRFTGPYGNFHLVKEKHQAVFVAGGAGLAPILALMEQWFNEGRHESIFFFLGERRFQDIPLRYISRWLKQEKEFSNFKFIPVLSGAFKGDDPAEMDSLDKECLDQASDELKGDILEEGLIDESGDKWSGKTGFIGPLLTEYLSPGADTVFYLCGPAPMTVTVIDSAANNLGIEKDRVQFDDFTGTLTPSLDLIYQNIELKKKIEALHLLHADEYLKKISLILIIKLILRDKIDDSYTFLDKVKNIVDNDGGSKEAALESLLKEYD, translated from the coding sequence ATGCTAACGCCTATTATATTTACCTTAATAGTTATTGTCGTACTTATGCTCGCATTGTCCGGCCTGAGCGAGATAATATACCAGCTGTTCGGCAAAGGGAAGAGACTACGGCTGGTTATCCACAGTGACAATGAATTCAAGAAGGAATTAGATTTTGAAGGCGGGGAGAAATTGCTCTCTATTCTTCAAACCAAGGGATTTAATATCTCCTCCGGATGCGGTGGAAATGCCACATGTGGGCAATGCAAGGTAAAGTTGCTTACAAACATGGGAACCTATGCTCCTACCGAGGCTCCTCTCTTTGATAGCATGGCAAGAAAAGAAACGAGGGAGTTTCTTGAAGAGGGCAAGGGTGACGGGTATACGAGACTCTCCTGCCAGGTGAGGGTAGATAAAGATGTCGATATATATCTCCCGGGTTCAACGCTGCACGTAAAAAAATATACTGCACGAGTTTTAAAAAAGATACAACTCACCAGCGATAAATATGAAACACACCTACACCCATTTCAGAAATTTGACTTTATTCCAGGTCAATATATACAGATACGGCTCCCCGATGATTATGTAGAGGAGCATTACAAGGAATTTGGTGAAAAGATACAGTGTTATTGCAAAGAAATTGACAAGAGATTTATACCCTATACCCCTGGACTTGATATATATCGTGCCTATTCATTGGCTACGACAAAAACAGAACCATTGAAATTGATTACGAGAATCGCGCCCATCAACCCCCGTGTTCCGATTGAAAAGGGAGGTGTACCGTGTATTGGACCTCGATGTATAAAAGATTATATTCAAGATGAATCAATCTGGAATTTATGGGTTGGAGACAGAATACGGTTTACAGGTCCCTATGGGAATTTCCACCTTGTGAAGGAGAAACACCAGGCGGTCTTCGTCGCAGGTGGTGCCGGTTTAGCCCCCATCCTTGCACTGATGGAGCAGTGGTTCAATGAAGGACGTCATGAGAGTATATTTTTTTTCCTCGGTGAAAGGAGATTTCAGGATATACCTTTACGGTATATATCAAGGTGGTTAAAACAGGAGAAAGAATTTTCCAATTTCAAATTTATACCCGTTTTGTCAGGTGCGTTTAAGGGAGATGATCCGGCAGAGATGGACAGTCTGGATAAAGAGTGCCTTGATCAGGCTTCAGATGAACTGAAGGGAGATATTTTAGAAGAGGGGCTGATAGATGAAAGCGGTGATAAATGGTCAGGCAAAACAGGTTTTATCGGCCCTTTGCTCACCGAATATCTCTCTCCCGGCGCTGACACGGTCTTCTATCTGTGTGGTCCCGCTCCCATGACCGTAACCGTTATCGATTCTGCGGCAAATAACCTCGGTATAGAGAAAGATCGTGTCCAGTTCGATGATTTTACGGGCACACTTACGCCCTCTCTTGACCTGATCTACCAAAACATCGAGTTGAAAAAGAAAATTGAGGCGCTTCATCTGCTCCATGCCGATGAGTATCTAAAAAAGATAAGCCTCATTCTGATCATAAAGCTGATACTCAGAGATAAAATCGACGATAGTTACACGTTTCTCGATAAAGTCAAAAACATTGTGGATAATGACGGGGGGAGTAAAGAGGCCGCCCTGGAATCGTTATTGAAGGAATATGATTAG
- the hisF gene encoding imidazole glycerol phosphate synthase subunit HisF, producing MLAKRIIPCLDVKDGRVVKGTKFLDLRDSGDPVEIAELYDRQCADEIVFLDISASHEKRDIIIDVVRRTAEKVFMPLTVGGGIRTIEDIRSLLNAGTDKISINTTAVNDPDFVSKASRRFGSQCIVVAIDAKRVKSGSSGRLSPHPTNMPRWEVYIHGGRTPTGLDVCEWAKEIASRGAGEILLTSMDCDGTKDGYDLELTRTISENLEIPVIASGGAGTLDHFYEVFTLGKADAALAASVFHFKEFEVATVKKFLSDKGIPMRIE from the coding sequence ATGCTTGCAAAAAGAATAATCCCCTGCCTTGACGTTAAAGACGGAAGAGTCGTAAAAGGGACAAAATTTCTGGATTTAAGAGATTCTGGTGATCCCGTGGAAATAGCTGAATTGTACGACAGGCAATGTGCAGATGAAATAGTATTTCTTGATATTTCGGCTTCTCATGAAAAGAGAGACATTATTATTGATGTAGTTCGGAGAACAGCAGAAAAGGTATTCATGCCTCTAACGGTAGGTGGCGGGATCAGGACGATTGAGGATATTCGGTCACTACTCAATGCCGGTACAGACAAAATATCCATCAACACCACAGCCGTAAACGATCCTGATTTTGTAAGTAAGGCATCAAGGCGTTTCGGCAGTCAATGTATCGTTGTGGCTATTGATGCAAAAAGGGTGAAGAGCGGTTCCTCAGGCAGACTATCGCCTCACCCGACCAACATGCCTCGCTGGGAAGTCTATATTCATGGCGGTCGCACTCCAACCGGTCTCGATGTCTGCGAGTGGGCAAAGGAGATAGCGTCACGGGGGGCAGGAGAGATCCTCCTTACAAGCATGGATTGTGACGGTACAAAGGATGGATATGACCTGGAACTCACGAGGACAATTTCAGAGAACCTTGAGATACCTGTCATCGCTTCGGGTGGTGCGGGAACACTTGATCATTTTTATGAGGTATTTACCCTGGGCAAAGCGGATGCTGCCCTGGCCGCTTCCGTCTTCCATTTCAAAGAGTTCGAGGTCGCTACGGTTAAGAAATTCCTGTCTGACAAGGGAATACCCATGAGAATTGAATAG
- a CDS encoding FAD-dependent oxidoreductase yields MSENVIITLNGKEIEVPSGATIREAAKSQGIEIPTFCFDDRLKAYTSCFLCVVEVKGAKNMIPACSTAVTPGMAIMTDTEAIRKTRRMALDLLLSDHSGDCIAPCEDTCPSNIDVQGYIAHISNGNYPAAVRLIKERNPLPVVCGRICPHPCEAQCRRGLVDEPVAINPLKRFASEYELEYGPFLPETLPDTGRKVAIVGGGPAGLSAAYFLRQQGHAVDLYEALPALGGMTRYGIPKFRLPWDKLDKEISAIIDLGVTVHYNQRLGKDFTIEDLKSNGAEAVLLAIGAHKAKKMGIKNEEAVGVIGGIDFLRKVVLEEPVKMGRSVAVLGGGDTAMDCARVAMRCGARNVTLIYRRSQEEMPALQHEQDETMEEGVEFRYLTAPEEVLVENGIAKGLRVVSMKLGDPDDSGRRRPEPIEGSGEDLEFDLIIAAIGQDPDLSCVEDEKIVPDCTRWNTFKYDQKSMVTSVEGVFTAGDCAWGPDTVIRAVSEGKQAAKAINLLLSGAKVEIKKEYQITKGRLKDLDMADYSPRYVHQKRAMEATYPAKVRMAGGGYNAINVGINEAQAMAEATRCIECGCKARFDCDLRDYSTEYGIGDVKFKGDRREYHVDTRHPFICIEADKCITCGSCVRICSEVRNISALSFVNRGFSTKVAPNFEDRLQDTDCDACGMCIDLCPTGALAENTGKEYGPWLTETVISSCTSCQRGCAIKVHTKEGLITKIESVDNDPVNSALICREGRFSNQLQDKGIELGDNELRDRLDSSRSILDNAKKLAVIVSPRLTVETLFTAKSLCDEKKGTLYYLPGKKSEPNKFPHAKLKNSANAAFLSKIGAKPWDNPEVDCILLVGVCLETKLTAPVKVIAMSNYRCDVEADVHIPLVDPLRSEGAVLTDKGYLAFLNTNLPVGDDSTNTSLLAKIGGLKDFSTITSIRKLLVEKFPEFNGLLTKGTERLVQTDLEPHIIDVAPDCREIAFERLCERKGL; encoded by the coding sequence ATGAGTGAGAATGTCATAATAACATTAAATGGTAAAGAGATAGAGGTCCCCTCTGGTGCAACAATCAGAGAGGCGGCAAAAAGTCAGGGGATTGAGATTCCGACCTTCTGTTTTGACGATAGATTAAAAGCGTATACAAGCTGTTTTTTATGTGTTGTAGAGGTAAAGGGAGCAAAGAACATGATACCCGCCTGCAGTACAGCGGTAACACCGGGTATGGCGATCATGACCGATACTGAAGCGATCAGGAAAACCCGGAGAATGGCCCTTGACCTTCTGTTGTCTGACCACAGCGGTGACTGTATTGCACCCTGTGAGGACACCTGCCCTTCAAACATTGATGTTCAGGGATACATAGCACATATATCAAACGGAAATTATCCTGCTGCAGTCAGATTAATCAAAGAGAGAAATCCTCTTCCGGTCGTTTGCGGGAGAATTTGTCCCCATCCGTGTGAAGCTCAATGCAGAAGAGGTCTCGTTGACGAACCGGTAGCCATTAACCCACTGAAGAGGTTTGCATCTGAATATGAATTGGAGTATGGTCCGTTTCTCCCTGAGACGCTACCGGATACCGGCAGAAAGGTGGCAATTGTGGGTGGTGGACCGGCAGGACTCTCTGCGGCCTATTTTCTGAGGCAGCAGGGGCATGCGGTGGATCTCTATGAAGCTCTACCTGCCCTGGGAGGGATGACGCGATACGGTATACCAAAATTCAGGTTGCCATGGGATAAACTGGATAAAGAAATCAGTGCAATCATTGATCTTGGGGTAACAGTGCATTACAATCAGAGACTGGGTAAGGATTTTACTATTGAAGATCTCAAAAGCAATGGTGCAGAAGCGGTACTTCTGGCTATCGGTGCACATAAAGCCAAAAAGATGGGGATAAAAAATGAAGAGGCTGTGGGTGTAATCGGAGGGATTGATTTTCTCCGTAAGGTTGTGCTTGAGGAACCGGTAAAAATGGGGAGAAGTGTTGCTGTTCTGGGAGGGGGCGACACAGCGATGGACTGTGCAAGGGTCGCAATGCGATGCGGTGCAAGAAATGTTACCCTGATTTACCGAAGATCACAGGAAGAGATGCCGGCACTCCAGCATGAGCAGGATGAGACCATGGAAGAGGGTGTGGAGTTCAGGTATCTGACTGCGCCGGAGGAGGTGCTTGTGGAAAACGGGATTGCTAAAGGTCTGCGGGTGGTTTCCATGAAACTTGGGGATCCTGATGATTCCGGCAGGAGAAGGCCTGAGCCAATTGAGGGGAGCGGAGAAGATCTTGAATTTGATTTGATTATTGCCGCCATTGGACAAGATCCAGACCTCTCCTGTGTGGAAGATGAGAAGATTGTACCCGATTGTACCCGATGGAATACCTTTAAATATGACCAGAAATCTATGGTGACATCGGTAGAGGGTGTTTTTACGGCAGGGGACTGTGCATGGGGGCCTGATACCGTAATTCGTGCAGTATCCGAGGGAAAACAGGCGGCGAAAGCGATCAATCTCCTCTTGAGCGGTGCCAAAGTTGAAATTAAAAAGGAGTATCAGATTACCAAAGGGAGATTGAAAGATCTTGATATGGCAGATTATTCACCCCGTTATGTTCATCAGAAGCGGGCCATGGAAGCTACATATCCTGCTAAAGTGAGGATGGCAGGGGGGGGGTATAACGCCATAAATGTCGGTATCAATGAAGCTCAAGCAATGGCTGAAGCCACTCGCTGCATAGAGTGCGGCTGTAAGGCTCGTTTTGATTGTGACCTCAGGGATTACTCCACCGAGTACGGCATCGGTGATGTGAAATTTAAGGGTGACCGGAGAGAGTACCATGTTGATACCAGGCATCCCTTTATCTGTATTGAAGCGGATAAATGCATTACGTGCGGCAGCTGTGTAAGGATCTGTAGTGAAGTGAGAAATATTTCAGCCTTGTCTTTTGTGAACAGGGGTTTCTCCACAAAGGTTGCACCGAACTTTGAGGATCGGCTTCAGGATACTGACTGTGACGCCTGCGGAATGTGCATAGATTTGTGCCCAACCGGCGCTTTGGCGGAAAATACCGGTAAGGAATACGGTCCCTGGCTTACCGAAACTGTTATCAGCAGTTGCACTTCCTGTCAGAGGGGGTGCGCTATAAAGGTGCATACCAAAGAGGGCTTGATTACAAAAATAGAAAGCGTGGACAACGATCCTGTCAACAGCGCACTGATTTGCCGAGAGGGAAGATTTTCAAATCAGCTGCAGGATAAGGGCATTGAGCTTGGTGATAACGAACTCAGAGACCGGCTGGACAGTTCTCGAAGTATCCTGGACAATGCGAAGAAATTGGCTGTTATTGTTTCTCCCAGATTAACCGTTGAGACTCTTTTTACCGCAAAAAGTCTCTGCGATGAGAAAAAGGGTACTCTCTATTATCTGCCGGGTAAAAAATCAGAACCGAACAAATTTCCGCATGCCAAACTGAAAAATAGTGCCAATGCGGCCTTTTTAAGTAAGATTGGTGCAAAGCCCTGGGATAACCCTGAAGTAGATTGCATTTTGCTTGTAGGAGTATGTCTGGAAACCAAACTTACTGCACCCGTTAAAGTCATTGCGATGAGTAACTACAGGTGTGATGTGGAGGCGGACGTACACATACCGTTGGTCGACCCGTTAAGGAGCGAGGGAGCAGTGCTTACTGACAAGGGATATCTTGCATTCTTAAACACGAACCTTCCTGTTGGTGATGATTCGACTAACACCAGCCTTCTGGCGAAGATTGGTGGATTGAAGGATTTCAGTACTATTACCTCAATCAGAAAACTGTTGGTAGAAAAATTCCCCGAGTTTAATGGATTGCTAACCAAGGGGACCGAAAGGCTTGTCCAAACCGATCTGGAACCTCACATTATAGATGTCGCTCCTGATTGTCGCGAAATCGCTTTTGAAAGGCTCTGTGAACGGAAGGGATTGTGA
- a CDS encoding NADH-quinone oxidoreductase subunit NuoF translates to MDANNLNVIVGEGTCGIAAGSKEVIEAFRKYAPEINIRTVGCVGMCHQEVITEIHDNNGNRYIYGQVTKKTVPQIIKFHKGEGEPLEEHLIYSPEKQDSHKWQYLGHQTRIALRNVGYLDPTSISDYQKRDGYKAIKKIVAEMSPDQVIEEIKISSIRGRGGAGFPTHVKWNFARKSEGDVKYLICNGDEGDPGAFMDRSLLEGDPHNIIEGMMIAAYAIGAARGYAYIRAEYPLAVKNFGKAIKDAHELGVLGENIQGSSFSFDIKIKEGAGAFVCGEETALIASIEGDRGMPRFKPPFPAVKGLFGKPTIINNVETLANLPWIINNGGAAYAAYGTEDSKGTKVFALAGAIKKGGLVEVPMGTKIRDVLEDIGGGPSSGKPFKAVQLGGPSGGCIPESLFDTTIEYAAINATGAIMGSGGMIVMDGSTCMVDLAKYFLSFTQLESCGKCTFCRIGTLRMRELLTKICDGEAEMSDLDALDELTEQITKASLCGLGQTAPNPVATTLKYFRSEYEAHIKDRRCPAGVCKSLITHTIIPADCIGCSLCQIQCPVGAITGEKKVKGSYTIIQAKCINCGMCFEVCNSKAIQVK, encoded by the coding sequence ATGGATGCAAATAATCTTAACGTAATCGTTGGAGAAGGGACCTGTGGAATCGCTGCAGGCTCAAAAGAGGTGATAGAAGCCTTCCGGAAATACGCTCCGGAAATAAACATCAGAACTGTTGGTTGTGTCGGTATGTGCCATCAGGAGGTAATCACCGAGATACATGATAACAACGGCAACAGATATATATACGGTCAAGTCACAAAGAAAACAGTTCCGCAAATCATAAAGTTTCATAAAGGGGAGGGTGAACCCCTGGAGGAACATTTGATTTACTCACCCGAGAAACAGGATTCTCATAAATGGCAGTATCTGGGGCATCAAACCAGGATAGCTCTCCGGAATGTCGGATATCTGGATCCCACATCAATTTCGGATTATCAGAAGAGGGACGGTTATAAAGCAATTAAAAAAATTGTTGCTGAAATGTCGCCTGATCAGGTTATCGAGGAGATTAAAATTTCCAGTATCAGAGGACGGGGCGGTGCAGGATTTCCCACGCATGTCAAGTGGAATTTTGCCAGAAAATCTGAAGGAGATGTCAAGTATCTTATCTGTAATGGTGATGAGGGCGACCCGGGAGCCTTTATGGACCGCTCGCTTTTAGAAGGAGACCCTCACAATATCATTGAAGGCATGATGATCGCTGCATATGCCATCGGAGCTGCCAGGGGATATGCGTATATCCGGGCAGAATATCCACTGGCTGTGAAAAACTTCGGAAAAGCGATAAAGGACGCTCATGAACTGGGTGTACTAGGGGAAAATATTCAGGGAAGCAGTTTCTCGTTTGACATAAAAATAAAGGAAGGTGCAGGTGCTTTTGTCTGCGGAGAGGAGACTGCCCTGATTGCCTCAATTGAGGGAGATCGGGGAATGCCGAGATTTAAACCTCCATTTCCTGCTGTGAAAGGTTTATTCGGTAAGCCGACCATAATAAACAATGTTGAAACCCTGGCTAATCTGCCATGGATAATTAATAATGGCGGGGCCGCCTATGCTGCATACGGGACTGAAGATTCCAAAGGTACAAAGGTGTTTGCACTGGCAGGGGCCATTAAAAAAGGAGGTCTGGTTGAAGTCCCGATGGGTACAAAGATACGAGACGTGCTGGAGGATATCGGTGGCGGGCCATCATCGGGAAAGCCATTTAAAGCTGTACAGCTTGGAGGACCATCCGGGGGATGTATCCCGGAAAGCCTTTTTGATACGACAATCGAGTATGCTGCGATAAATGCTACAGGCGCCATTATGGGATCCGGTGGCATGATCGTGATGGATGGATCTACCTGCATGGTTGACCTTGCCAAGTATTTCCTCAGTTTTACCCAGCTGGAATCGTGTGGAAAATGCACTTTCTGCAGAATTGGTACCTTGAGGATGAGGGAGCTTTTGACCAAGATTTGTGACGGAGAGGCTGAGATGTCAGACTTGGATGCGCTTGATGAGCTGACTGAACAGATAACAAAGGCTAGCCTGTGCGGACTTGGGCAGACTGCACCCAATCCCGTTGCAACCACGCTGAAATATTTCCGCAGCGAGTATGAGGCACATATTAAAGATAGGAGATGCCCTGCCGGTGTGTGCAAAAGCCTGATAACCCACACTATTATCCCTGCCGACTGCATTGGCTGTTCCTTGTGTCAGATTCAATGCCCGGTTGGTGCAATTACGGGAGAAAAGAAAGTAAAAGGGTCCTATACTATTATTCAGGCAAAATGTATAAACTGCGGGATGTGTTTTGAGGTCTGTAACTCCAAAGCTATTCAGGTAAAATAA
- a CDS encoding NAD(P)H-dependent oxidoreductase subunit E → MSQALEAKVEPEVVLEWIKKIGSDSSSTVPLLQAVQSQYGYLPRAAMDLIVQNTDITGRQVYGVATFYSQFRLKPVGRHIIKICHGTACHVSGADRLNTSLRHMLNIADEEQDTAENGSYTIEQVACIGCCSQAPVMVISDEVSGNLTGAAAQRALKKHAKKSEEIVANL, encoded by the coding sequence ATGAGTCAAGCCTTAGAAGCTAAAGTAGAACCCGAAGTTGTTTTGGAATGGATAAAGAAGATTGGAAGTGATTCATCGTCAACAGTTCCGCTGTTGCAGGCTGTTCAATCACAATACGGCTATCTGCCGAGGGCTGCGATGGATCTGATAGTTCAAAATACCGATATAACCGGTAGGCAGGTTTACGGAGTCGCTACCTTTTATTCCCAATTCAGATTAAAGCCTGTCGGACGGCACATTATAAAAATATGCCATGGAACCGCCTGCCATGTTTCAGGTGCGGACAGACTCAACACTTCTCTCCGGCACATGCTCAATATTGCTGACGAAGAGCAGGATACAGCTGAAAACGGAAGCTATACTATTGAACAGGTTGCCTGTATCGGATGCTGCAGTCAGGCACCAGTGATGGTTATCTCAGATGAGGTTTCAGGCAATCTTACAGGCGCTGCTGCACAGAGGGCATTGAAAAAGCATGCCAAAAAGAGCGAAGAGATCGTTGCCAATTTATAA
- a CDS encoding thiazole synthase, giving the protein MEDTRLKIGKYRFDSRLFVGTGKYETFPLMKKALEASGTQVVTVAVRRANIGGKPGESLLDHIDRDKYTILPNTAGCYSSDEAVRTALLAREMGISDMVKLEVLGDENTLLPDPIETLKATEILVKEGFTVLVYTSDDPITARRLQDAGATSVMPAGSPIGSGQGVLNQNNIRIILETLSVPVIVDAGVGTASDVSIAMELGCEGVLLNTGIAKARDPVSMAKAMKLACESGRLAYLSGRIPKRLYANASSPLKDF; this is encoded by the coding sequence ATGGAAGATACGAGACTCAAAATCGGCAAATATAGGTTTGATTCCAGGTTATTTGTAGGCACCGGAAAATATGAAACATTTCCTCTTATGAAAAAAGCTCTGGAAGCCAGTGGTACTCAGGTAGTTACGGTAGCAGTAAGACGTGCAAATATCGGGGGGAAGCCCGGAGAGTCCCTGCTTGATCATATTGACAGAGACAAATATACGATACTGCCGAACACCGCAGGGTGCTATTCATCCGATGAAGCGGTAAGAACCGCACTCCTGGCCCGGGAGATGGGAATCTCAGATATGGTAAAACTGGAGGTTCTGGGAGATGAAAACACCCTTTTACCAGACCCGATCGAAACCTTGAAAGCGACTGAAATATTGGTGAAAGAGGGGTTTACTGTCCTTGTCTATACATCAGATGACCCGATAACTGCCAGAAGACTGCAGGATGCAGGTGCAACAAGTGTTATGCCTGCAGGTTCTCCAATTGGGTCAGGTCAGGGTGTATTAAATCAAAATAATATAAGGATCATTCTTGAGACACTGAGCGTGCCCGTGATTGTTGATGCCGGGGTGGGGACGGCATCCGACGTCAGCATCGCCATGGAACTCGGATGTGAGGGGGTTTTATTAAATACCGGTATTGCCAAGGCCAGGGACCCGGTATCGATGGCAAAGGCTATGAAGCTGGCTTGTGAATCTGGACGTCTGGCATACCTGTCGGGCAGGATACCGAAAAGATTGTACGCTAATGCCAGCAGTCCTCTCAAAGACTTTTAA
- the thiS gene encoding sulfur carrier protein ThiS: protein MQITVNDEKLECSEGTSIAKLLEELDIDMRFVAVEKNRKIIPRTQFNEIKLQESDNLEVVTFVGGG, encoded by the coding sequence ATGCAAATTACCGTGAACGATGAAAAACTGGAGTGTTCGGAGGGCACATCTATTGCCAAGCTGCTGGAAGAGCTGGATATAGACATGAGATTCGTTGCTGTTGAAAAAAATCGTAAAATAATTCCACGTACACAATTTAATGAGATAAAATTACAGGAAAGTGACAATTTAGAAGTGGTCACCTTCGTTGGTGGCGGGTGA
- a CDS encoding uracil-DNA glycosylase, whose translation MSRNITPSFQSPNREETKTEILSLLNILYHKVDLERTFGVSDLQVSPSGVHHPALEKNTVTKQIKQKIISNETRIPEEPEYDQADNVSTLKSLEEQAKQCTDCELSKSRTNVVFGTGSPNSDLMFVGEAPGYYEDIKGEPFVGKAGQLLTKIIEAIDLKRGEVYIANVLKCRPPGNRNPSPNEIISCTPYLFQQIDLINPKIICALGTFAAQALLKSTATIGTLRGKFHEFRSTKLIATYHPAYLLRNPSEKRKTWEDMKKIRDFLNS comes from the coding sequence ATGTCCAGGAACATAACTCCCTCATTTCAATCTCCAAATAGAGAAGAAACTAAGACTGAAATCCTCTCCCTGCTGAATATCCTGTATCATAAAGTTGATTTAGAGAGAACATTTGGCGTGAGTGATCTTCAGGTATCTCCCTCCGGTGTACATCACCCTGCACTTGAAAAAAATACCGTCACAAAACAGATCAAACAGAAAATAATCAGCAATGAAACCAGGATTCCTGAAGAGCCGGAATATGATCAAGCAGATAACGTTTCAACACTTAAGAGCCTGGAAGAACAGGCAAAACAGTGCACAGACTGTGAACTGTCAAAGAGCAGAACAAACGTTGTTTTTGGAACAGGCTCGCCGAACTCTGACCTTATGTTTGTTGGCGAGGCACCGGGTTATTATGAAGATATCAAAGGAGAACCATTCGTTGGAAAAGCCGGACAGCTCTTGACAAAAATTATTGAAGCCATCGACTTGAAAAGAGGTGAGGTATACATTGCCAACGTATTAAAATGCCGTCCACCAGGGAACAGAAACCCCTCTCCCAATGAAATTATTTCCTGTACACCCTATTTATTTCAGCAAATTGATCTCATAAACCCGAAGATAATTTGCGCTCTCGGAACATTTGCAGCACAGGCATTGCTTAAGTCAACAGCCACGATTGGTACATTGCGTGGAAAATTTCATGAATTCCGGTCAACAAAACTCATCGCTACGTACCATCCTGCTTACCTGTTACGAAATCCCAGTGAAAAGAGAAAAACCTGGGAAGACATGAAAAAGATCCGTGATTTTTTAAACTCGTAA